In the genome of Vicia villosa cultivar HV-30 ecotype Madison, WI linkage group LG7, Vvil1.0, whole genome shotgun sequence, one region contains:
- the LOC131619444 gene encoding uncharacterized protein LOC131619444 — MHPTPPMHPTPPMSGSFTGLLSMPPGSGFFCPPGYSYPTYFPTETGGSSMPLPMHMGTGGSGSMPLPMHMETGGSSMPLPIPSEDDTSAPGDTSAPGDTSGHGDTSAEEQTKRKRQTSHLSRCRIVSLCVFILYFKYEFYLINTNSRFLLFRIVPSHQAVSIITNIIKEKYTQFWPSYGAVHEDDKEKWFQAFKEYCIWDVRDEAAIKENFHSKCAARFSDTMRNVRLKWEAKGTRPRWIGEDIFPKLIDHWSSDKFKEISEQAKKNRASEVGGCNYAAGSISVAEVARRMREELGRTPLLNELHMETHLKRNGEFIDERAKITQENFDKELALKLSEHPEIPEPPPGYPVDPSIGFQTWYKVSGGKKKNGRVYCAGGYSKNIKRRSRDFKMRYADGEGSSTPPILTAEMLETVRNLANTEAAQQVAARNLEIEEMKRKQLEMQEEMQRRERELREEMRREFQEELRRQAQEYQEAMRIANERSQRFDQFFASQNMGGGGFGGTSGYGGADEEEEEQDGGNN; from the exons ATGCATCCTACACCGCCTATGCATCCTACACCGCCCATGTCTGGATCTTTCACTGGATTACTATCCATGCCCCCTGGATCAGGTTTTTTTTGTCCTCCTGGATACTCTTACCCCACATATTTTCCTACGGAGACAGGTGGATCTAGCATGCCATTACCCATGCATATGGGGACAGGTGGATCTGGTAGCATGCCATTACCCATGCATATGGAGACAGGTGGATCTAGCATGCCATTACCCATCCCTTCAGAGGATGATACCAGTGCTCCTGGAGATACCAGTGCTCCTGGAGATACCAGCGGTCATGGAGATACTAGTGCTGAGGAGCAAACGAAGAGGAAgc GGCAGACTAGTCATTTATCCCGATGCAGGATCGTAAgtctttgtgtttttatattatattttaaatatgagttttatttaatcaatactaactcaagatttttgttgtttagaaTTGTTCCCTCACATCAGGCAGTATCGATCATAACAAATATTATTAAAGAGAAGTACACACAATTCTGGCCGTCTTATGGAGCTGTACATGAAGATGATAAGGAAAAATGGTTTCAGGCATTTAAG GAGTATTGTATTTGGGATGTTAGAGATGAGGCCGCGATTAAAGAAAACTTTCACTCAAAATGTGCTGCTCGATTTTCTGATACTATGAGGAATGTTAGACTGAAATGGGAAGCAAAAGGGACACGTCCGCGTTGGATAGGAGAAGATATATTCCCAAAGCTTATTGATCATTGGAGTTCTGATAAGTTTAAGGAAATATCGGAGCaggcaaagaaaaatagagcatCTGAAGTTGGTGGCTGCAACTACGCAGCAGGAAGTATTAGTGTGGCTGAAGTTGCGCGAAGAATg cgTGAAGAATTAGGCAGAACTCCACTTCTTAATGAGCTTCACATGGAGACTCATCTCAAGAGAAATGGAGAGTTTATTGACGAGCGCGCAAAAATCACACAA gagaatTTTGATAAAGAACTTGCCCTAAAGTTGTCAGAGCATCCTGAAATACCTGAACCACCACCGGGGTATCCTGTTGACCCTAGTATTGGTTTTCAAACTTGGTATAAGGTTTCAGgtggaaagaagaaaaatgggaGAGTGTATTGTGCTGGAGGGTATTCCAAAAATATCAAGCGGCGTAGTAGAGATTTCAAAATGAGATATGCTGATGGAGAAGGATCATCCACTCCACCTATATTAACCGCCGAAATGCTTGAAACTGTGAGAAACTTGGCAAATACTGAGGCAGCACAACAAGTAGCAGCaagaaatttggaaattgaagagatgaagagaaaacaattagagatgcaggaggaaatgcaaagaagagaaagagaattacGGGAAGAAATGAGGAGAGAATTTCAGGAAGAATTGAGGAGGCAGGCACAAGAGTATCAAGAAGCAATGCGAATTGCAAATGAGCGGTCACAAAGGTTTGATCAATTTTTTGCTTCACAGAATATGGGTGGTGGTGGATTTGGAGGAACTAGTGGATATGGAGGAGctgatgaagaagaggaggaacaaGATGGGGGGAATAATTAA